Within Takifugu rubripes chromosome 20, fTakRub1.2, whole genome shotgun sequence, the genomic segment AAATGCATTATCTCCTTATACATTATGACCACAAAAATATGCgctttattttcaaatatttgcaaACCAGCAGCCCTAAATATTGAGATCAAAGCATGGACATCCTGTTAGTGTGTGGACTATACATGTAGAGGTATAAAGAGTTCAATTTAAATTTGAATCAGCATTAGAATCGCTGGAAACCTGTGCTGACAGGATATGGTCATCGTCGGCCTCGGCGCTCTTTCAGAACTCCTTTGGTTTATGGGTACAGGTGTGAATGGTTTCACTATTGTTTAGGTGGCAGAAAGTCAGTTGCATTCAACGTTTAAAACTGTACATATGCTGGTAGTGATATCAATGAGACAGCTAAGGACTCCATTAAAAAacatcttcttctttttttacctgTTCGTCCTCCTGCATTGAAGCGGCTAAAGGCAGCCCGTCCGCCAGACGAGCAATCATCGTCAACAGCACCATCTCTCCGCAATGTCTGGGCTTTTGTTCGAGTCTCCAAACCGCTGTAGGTAAGTTGTGCGTGTGTATGACAGGCTGTAAAGTGACAACACAACAGGGCTGATGCGCTGAGCTGGCCGGAAACGCCGGAGCTTTGCGTGTCACAGTCAAATGATTCCGTCGTTTGAACATACAGTTCCGTATAAGCGTAGAAAACCTAATACGTAATcaccttttaaaaatgcattatttacattttgaaatgtCAATCATAATTTTAAATTgttaacaaaaaacaaagactTTTTTATGTGCTCATAAAATGAACAACGTCTCACAGCTCGTGAACAAAAGATATATTTTTAGCAGGTTTGAAtctaaaatgaaatgttttttttctctgcatctATCATTAATGTTGGGAATACTTTTACTTAATGGTTTTTAAATACAGTACTGTAAAACATTTGTCCAAAATTTCCTTCACTCGTGATTAAAAAACCCAGCTTGCTAAGACACTGTAGTTTTAAATGATTACACCTAATGACGCCAGAGTTGCTTAAGAAGCCTGAGGTCCTGTAGGCGACAGCGTGGAGCAAACAGAGATGAGTCAGAGACACACAATCTCTGTGAGTGAGTTTCTAGAACTTGTGTGGTATATTGTGTGCAACGGGGGCAGCATTGTTCACTTTGAAAAATcgtaatcaatcaatctttatttatatagcgtctgttacaatcaaaatcgtttctaggcactttgcagaatcccagggcctgacccccaacaagcaacagtggcaggaaaaactcccctttaaaaggaagaaatcttgagtaggaccaggctcatatagagggaccctcctgctgatggggggggggatcaggtagtggagagaataggtagagatcagggaaatacaatacaatacaatacaccCAACAAGGAAATTTTGGCTTCTGTAAAAATGGTCAGTTTACACAAAATGCATCCACTCTTCCCTTTTTCACATTTTAGTGTTCCTGTTGAAGACACATGTAGAAAGAAAGCAAGGAAACTTTAACCAGGAATGTTGATGTAGaaaaaactgcaaaacaaaCATAGATGATGTTTACAGTGTCACACAGTCTAATCTGTTAACATTCAGATATCTGAAAATGTTTTACATCAGGACAATAATGGTGCGACATGCAGAACGATGGCGAAAATTATTTGTATATAAACTCTTGGGTTTATTTTCTGAGCCCCTGCTGTGACGagacacctgcagctggagaccctccccacctcctctgtAAGGTCAAACATGTCAGGCCAACCGAAGATAGTGGCAGTTGTGTCTGTTACAGAAAACAATGTTAAACTTGGGGAGTACACGTATAAACGCTAACAGGATGTGCCAGCCGCCCCAAGGGCATTAACTGAATCTCTCTGTGTTCGCTTTCACAGCTGGAGAAAACTGTCCTGAATACTTGTTCGAACTTGTTCAGACAACCTCAGAGGACTTTCATATACTGTACTGAATGTAATTTGCAATAAACACAACGGACAATTTTCCTTTCTGCACAGATAAGAAAAAAcggggaagagagaaaaaagatgtACAAAAACTTGTTCCTCATTTTGAATTTAGTTATCTGCCCTGACAATGACAAGTCAAGGGATGTTCATTACAAAATACATAGTGACCTTTCGCATAGAACAAAACTGGATTCAGAAACATTTGTTGTATATACTTGTGTAAAATCTGTTCAACAAAATTCATATAAACATCTATTTTAACTTACACCAGAGTAGGtttaaaaacaagttaaaaaattattttcacAATACAAATTAGTATAAAAATGTAGAAAGGTTTTACTTTTACTAGAATCAACAGCAAAATCAAAGTTAGTTGCATTAGTTAATTGCATTATGCGCCATATTATGCCCAATAGATTGTATTAGTAGCCCTCTACGTGATGACAAAACCAGCAAAaccaacatttatttgaaaatacaGGAGCACCAGGTGTCGGCCTTTGGGTAATAATTCAGGGTAATTCAGGGTTTAAAGGAAAATGGTGTGATATTTGTGTGCAATTTCCTTAGCATAAGAATGAGGACACGGCCTCACGGGGAGCCGAGGGGGTCCTAAAGATAAACCCGAGACTTCAATCATCAGCTGCTTGTTCACTCCCAGATCAAAGCCTGCAGAAAACAATAAACCATTCTAACATCCAACAATACGCATCTAGATTTGTTTCTGCACATTTTACGTATTTAGGTGTTTCCTCACCGAGTTTGATAGCATAactgagcagctcctgcagctgaaacTACAGAAGAAACCATCAGAAACAAACAGATAGCAGAGAGAAGAATAGTGAGGCAGGAAGTACCTGTATTGATCTTGCTTGGATAAGATCACCCCTGTTAAAGGCTGAAATCAGGTTGTTGATATGACAGCCCAAGTAGTTATATGTGCTGTGGACAGAAGAAAAAATATAGAATGATTGTGTTTGACATGAGGTGACAAAAGTTTGATTTAGAGTCAGGATTCTTATTCTGACCTGCCAACAGCTCCATGGGCTCCCAGGACAAGACCTGCAAGCAGTTGCTTTGGGAAAAGAAGTGAAATTTCTATGAATGAAGAAATTTTATTATACAAACACTAGTTCAAGTTATATATAGCTGATATAAGAAACACTTAAAAGTGGTGGTTGGTTGAGTGGAATTCTGGCTTCCACCTGTCCTCTGCTGACAGTTTAAGGCCTTTTATCAGCTGTCACATTGCATCAAAGCATAACAGAACAAGCatcacagaacaaaaaaaaagaggaaaaacttaCTTCATCCACACCGTAGAGAAGCGACCAGTGAGGCGGACTGCAGCTGACACACTGGCCAAAGTCCAACAGGTCGCTGCCACTGAACTTCACACCTCTGAAGGACGGAATGAGTTTCTCAATGTTTTGCAGCACTTCTCTGGCCGGGACTGGTGGGGCACAAGTGTAACGCCATCATGGTGGTATCACCGCTAGATATTGTCTTCAGAGATGAGATTGAACATGGCTGCAATATGGAACCAAAATTAAGTGAGAGCTACCTTTGACGTCAGTAACGGCAGGGAGATGATAATAGTAGAAGGGCAGAGTTGGAGCCACTGCAGCTATTTCTTGGAGAAACGTCCGCAACACTTCtagagaaggaaggaaagaaatgtGGGGGGGAAATGGAAAGACTGACATCTGCATAACAGTGGAGGTGGAAGTGTGAAAGCATGGACTCCCAGTATGAATGATGTTTCTATTGAAGGCACGAAACAGAAAGCTTTCCCATGATTCATACCTGCAGTAGAGGGTTTGAAGAAGGAAGGTGCGATGACTGCTATCCCACTCGCTCCAATCTGTGCTGCATGGCGAGCCTGGAAGGAGAAATGTTATCAGGGACAGAAACACCCAACCATTCTTTTTATTCAGCGGTGACAACATTGTCACCTCAACTCATGCATTCATTGCGAAATCAATTTATTCCTGTAAttttaggaggaaaaacaacactgaTGCATATGGATATAAAGATCAAAGACAGGATGAGTCCAACAGACACACTTCAAGTTATATTCAAGAAAAACTGCCTAATTAAAAAGTTGTTTTGTAAGAGATTGACGCACCTGGTTtcagatttaatttttttttttttaacttcctaCTATGTGCGCAATGTAGCTGCGTAATCATAGTAAAGAAGGCGTTGCTGTGATGGGATATGTTACAGATAGAGGAAATGAAATTATGACTTACCAATTCTTGGGAATCTTTAAGACTCATGCAGCCCACGTGTACAATCACCTGGTCCATTCTGCAGAAACAAGCCCCGACATGCACACATTTAATGCAGTTTTCTTGCTACAAAAATCTTAATATGTGGAGAAATCTTGACGTTGCAATGTAACTCACTTGCCCCTGGCTTTTAGACACCATTCATTTGccaagctcttcctctctgcaacGCTGAGAGACACACTTTCTCCAGTGGTGCCATTTACTAAAAGCAAGTAGGTTGTGGTTTTTATTATAGTCTCTTATAGAGAACTACATGTACTGTAGGATACACAGACATAAAACCTGTCATTTATGACATTTGTAGCCCATTTGGTATTCAAATAGACCACCCATACAGGGGTGCAACTGAGTAGGACAATCACATGGAAAGAATTAATGAGCACTAATGGTGAAAATGACAGCGAGCAATGAGGAAATTGAATGTATCATGTTGGAAGCATTATTTTATGTGTCAAACAGAAACTTGCTGAAACTTGATTTAATCACTTCACAACTAGGACATAATGGCCTTGCTCAGCTTAAAAACAACAGTCTGAATAAAAAGAAACTTGGAGACAAGATAAAGAGGCCCTATTTTGCCAGACAACATTTCAGTAGCATTGACAAGACATGTTAGTAGTTATGCAATCTTTTTTCCATTACCGGTATTTAAAATGTGGGGTTACAAAGAGAAACACACTCTTTTTTATCCTTTTGTATTTTAACACACACAAGCGTATGTCATTTTTTGCAGCCCtttgtcctgtttgtttgttgaaaCAAAGCATTCGATCACAAGTTGTGATCCTTAGTGGCAGTTGTTCATGTAATGTAATCTAAAATAATGAATTTACAGTTGTCAGGAAAAAACTATACGAAAATAGATATAATGCTGAATCATCAGGAaattcaaaatattttaaaggaGTTTTCATTACAAGGTCTAGAGATCAGTAACAACAGTGTATGTAGTGGTAATAATGCATGTTAAACCCCCACCAAGAGAGCTACTGTTGTTAAAATACAGGAAAGACTACTACCGGTAATTATCTACATGTTTCATTCATGCAATCCAGGCCTGAttgagaaacacaaatgtcaaaGGAGAAATCCAAAATACATagaaaaacccccaaaacctaccaaatatattttttatccCTTGCTTCTCTATCAAGTAGTCAATATATGGTCCAATTTCCATCAGGTTGATTTCACTGTTTTGGGATATTGTGAAAATGCGCCAACACAGTTAGAGGAAAAGGCAAGCTGGACACAATATACAAATACAGAAGAGTCAAACTCATTCATTAACCTTTTGAAGTGGGATTAAATGTACACATAAACACTAAAAATCCAATCCAATCTGTATTTACTACAGAACTCTGGGAGGAAACAGATAATGGGCAAACGAAGACTACTCACCCTTGTGAGGTTAATGGCGTGAATGTGGCTGCAACCAGTCCTGTCAGTTTATTATCGTCAACAGGAGCCATGACTGACACGATTCTTATATAATCTGACCTATACACATGACAATTGAATAAAAATTATTTCCACGTCAAACGATCTTGTTAAAAGCCAGCAATAAATACTGCACAATGCAGCAATAAGACAGTTACTATTGTTTAGCGTGCATGTAAATCAGACATAGCGAatatctttaattaaaatttcatGCTCGACTTACCCAACAGAGTGTCTTTGTTTGCGTTTATACGGAACAGTAGTTTACTCTGGGAAGTAAATCACCGGTTTTGACTTGTCTTCTAAAATGCTGATCAGGGATTTGTTGACGCAACCGTCATGTGGAGCTCTTTGAGCATCAAGTGACGTTACAAGGcattatgggaaatgtagttgATATGTGAAGAGCACGAAGATAAGCAAAAATAAATTTGGTGTTTTCATAGTTATACTGTATATCTTTAAGATGTACTGGTAGTATGTTTTATTGGCGGTGACTCTATCCCTCAGAGTTTTcatacatttaaagaaaaaaaaagattttccaTGACAGTGTATGCTATTTTAGCGCTACTCGGATATTCTTTATAGATGAAAAACCCTTAAGTTTAAACAGGGTCCTACACAAGGAAATAAAACATGCCTTTATAGGATTAAACACGATACGTGTGACATGGGATACAGTTCTTTTATACGGTAATAATTACAGCAATTATAAACGTTTAATCATAAACGTCTTAAGAGTGCCACGTTACTGTTAACAACGCAGGCCGGGATATAtcaatttaaacattttcttacCTTTATTGGTAGAAGTTCAAGCAGCACGAGAGTGTATGCGTGTGTAATTCTTACGGAAAAAATATCCCCCCATTTTAGACTAACAGGTGCCACCCCCTCTATTTAAACGGTTATCTTCAAGTTACGGTGGTATAAATTATAAAATACTATCATGACCTTATTATCTGACTTTATTCTGCTAAGTAACGTTCAGAAACAGAGACGCATGATGTTCATCATGCGAAAATGACGCCTGATTGTTTTTGTCGAGGGAAAATCTTCTCTCCAGGAAGCGGATGTTGTTAACATTTTACCGCATCAGCATCCGGTTTAGAAGGCAGGCTAGCTTGGGAAAATAGCAGCCGACGGTGAATTTATGTGCTTTACATCCAGACTGACCGAAGAGATGAACATCTCTTGTTTAGTACTCAATAATAGCTCTCTTTTCAATGTCGATTTGTCAGGTACTCTTGGTCTGTTAGGTGTCACTAGCTCGATTAGCTAGTTGCTGTAGCACAGCACACAAGTAGTCGCCGCTGCGAGCTGGCGAGAACTGTCAAGAGGAGGAAACAATTCACTGATCCTACAGCTTTAAAGTTGTTAGCTGGATCTGCTGTGGACCCGAGCTTCTCAGGACACTAGTTTtgatttttgtttaaaaaggttTAATGTAATGGTGGTTAAGTAGACGCTTAGAAGAGGGAAAATATAGTGTCACAAGGGCTAATAAACTGGTGGTAATTGTTGCTTTGGTTTACATTTAGTCTTTGTAGTAGCTTTGTAGTATTCATTCAAATAACAGGATTATTCTGACTTCGTGTTGCCATTGTGTAACAGCTGTGTACAGTGGTTCCGCCTCACAGGACTTCAAACTCTTTTTCACTACAACTCAATGCGGACAATTCTCACTTTGTTACTCTTGAACTTTTTTAATATCTGGGGAACATTCCTGGAAACAATTTAATTTAGTTGCCAGTGTGCATTGCGTGTGCAtatcttttttccatttcttatGGTTTTGATGAAACACAGATAAAGATGAGGAGGCTGATATTAAGAAACAATCCTGGAGGATTTCACGATGCTTCCTGTCCTCCTTATTAATCAGGTTTTTCCATTTTGGGATATTactcagaaaaaaatattttaaatgacgTGTGTAGCCATGTGTGATTTGGAGAGGTAGCTTTATGATTTTTGGATTGTGCTCATCAAAGCTGTAGGGTATGGTTTTTGTTCAGTGACAGGCTGACAGCCAAACTGAAGTTCTGTTTACATTGCTGAGATCCTGCCAAACTACTACAATGCCAACAATACTGCTCTTATTGACTCTACTGGGAGTATTATATAGCCACGGACATGGGATGTCACGGGAGGAGAAACGCAAGTTTAGGTGAGTGGACAAAACCAAAGATTTTCTCTTCTTATAACATGGCACGACACTTGATTAgctgtttcctttcttcttaTTAAAGGAACCAAGTGGTTGAGATGTTCGACCATGCCTATCAGAATTATATGGTGAGTGAGTCCAAAAACAGACACCTGTTTTTAAAGAATCGCGACAGGTCCCTTTTCCTCAGGAAAACAGTGGCTGAAATTGAAATGTGTTTCAGGACCACGCATACCCAGCAGATGAGCTGATGCCGCTTACATGCAGAGGAAGAGTCCGTGGGCTTGAGCCAAGTCGAGGTGACGTAGATGACGCTCTGGGAAAGTGAGTATTAACTTTTCATTTGACACAATATAGACTCTACACACGTGATGAAACGTGTTATCACACATTTGAATACTTTTGTCAAGACGAGTCTTTCGTCTGCTGGTTTTAGCACCGTGATGTCAAAACAGGAACACCTTTGGTAAACAGCCTTTTGCCTTTCTTCTAGGTTTTCTCTGACCCTTATAGACACCCTGGATACTTTGGTGGTGAGTTAGGCGTGGCTTATTTACACTTATTGGACTTTTaatgctttatttatattgaCAGGCCTAATCCATTGGAAAAATTGATGCAactgtgtttgttcctgtttccATCCACAGTTGCTTATAAAGTAGTAAGACTGTTGGCCTTCATAACCatattgtgtttgtgtctgtcagcTGTTGAACAAGACAACAGAGTTCGAGGCTGCAGTGCGGAAAGTGTTGTCAGATGTCACGCTAGACAATGACATTGTGGTTTCCGTCTTTGAAACCAATATCCGAGTCCTTGGGTGAGATTGAGTTGAATTAACACACATCTACAGACACAAGTTCAAT encodes:
- the npl gene encoding N-acetylneuraminate lyase, with product MAPVDDNKLTGLVAATFTPLTSQGEINLMEIGPYIDYLIEKQGIKNIFVNGTTGESVSLSVAERKSLANEWCLKARGKMDQVIVHVGCMSLKDSQELARHAAQIGASGIAVIAPSFFKPSTAEVLRTFLQEIAAVAPTLPFYYYHLPAVTDVKVPAREVLQNIEKLIPSFRGVKFSGSDLLDFGQCVSCSPPHWSLLYGVDEQLLAGLVLGAHGAVGSTYNYLGCHINNLISAFNRGDLIQARSIQFQLQELLSYAIKLGFDLGVNKQLMIEVSGLSLGPPRLPVRPCPHSYAKEIAHKYHTIFL